A stretch of DNA from Leptospirillum ferriphilum:
CCTGGGACATTTGGTGCTTCCGGACCATGTCCGGTATACAACGGATGTCCTCCGAAAAATGGAACAATGGGTAAGGATGATCGAAAAAAAGGAAGGTCGTCCGATCGACAAAATACTGGTCACGGAAAAAGACTGGGCGAAACTGTCCCGGCAGGAGGATCTGGATCCGCGGGTCCGGCCCATCGGAATCCGGATGGAATGGGATGAGGAACATCAATGGGCAGAGGTTCTCTTTCGCAAGTTCGGATGGAAAGAATGACCCGGAACCGGAATTCTGACGGAACGCGCATTCCTCGTTTTTTGTTGAATCTGGTTGCCAAAACCTTTCAGACCCTGCCTCACCGAAAGGCTCTGGCTTTAGGAAGAGGCACCGGAGATTTCATTCGACGTTTTCTGCCCAGGAAGGTGGATCTCGCCCGGAAAAATCTTGAAATGGCCTATCCGGATCTTGCGGGAACTCCCAAAGTCGAGCAATTGGTTCAGGATGTTTTCCGGCACTTCGGGATGATGGGGGCGGAGTTTCTTCGCTTTCCGGTTCTGACGGAATCCTGGTTAAGGGAGCATGTTCAGGTGTCCGGACTTGAGCATGTTTTCTCTTTGCTTGACCAGGGAAAAGGCGTCCTCGCTTTTTCGGCCCACTTTGGAAACTGGGAGTTGGCAATCAAACGGCTGGCTCTCGATATACCCGTCCAGATTCACGTCGTCATCCGCCGGATCAAGGACCCGAATGTCCACCGGTTTATCGAAGAATATCGGGAGCGATATGGGGGAGCCATCTCCATTCTCCAGGACCAGGGCCCTCTCCCGATCTTTCGGCTGTTGAGAAAAAATGGAATTGTGGTGACGGTTCTTGATCAGAACGCAGGGAGAGAAGAGGGGGTCTTCACGCCGTTCTTCGGCCGCCCGGCCTGCACATATGCGAGCGTGGCCCGGATTGC
This window harbors:
- a CDS encoding lysophospholipid acyltransferase family protein, with translation MTRNRNSDGTRIPRFLLNLVAKTFQTLPHRKALALGRGTGDFIRRFLPRKVDLARKNLEMAYPDLAGTPKVEQLVQDVFRHFGMMGAEFLRFPVLTESWLREHVQVSGLEHVFSLLDQGKGVLAFSAHFGNWELAIKRLALDIPVQIHVVIRRIKDPNVHRFIEEYRERYGGAISILQDQGPLPIFRLLRKNGIVVTVLDQNAGREEGVFTPFFGRPACTYASVARIAIRQKIPLLPVFDARTEGGTHRVILGPPIPPTDLNEIESIQHLTEACTRKIEEMVRAYPDQWIWMHNRWKTKPDEVLPRPGD